The Mycolicibacterium fluoranthenivorans genomic interval CTCTCGTGGTCCTCTCGATTGCCTTCTCATACACCGAAACCGTCTGTGCGGCAACCGATTCCCAACTGAACACGGCCAGGGCCCGCTGGCGTCCGGCCGCGCCGAGCTTGCGGCGTTGCGCCGGGGAGTCCAACAGCTCGCCGAGCACGGCAGTCAGTCGATCGATATTGCCCGGCGGCACCAAGCGGGCGCATTCGCCTTCGGCGCCCAGCACTTCGGGCAGCGCTCCCGCGCGGCTCGCCACGATGGGCGTGCCGCTGGCCATCGCCTCCACGGCAGGCAGCGAGAATCCCTCGTAAAGGGAAGGAATGCAAGCGATCTCAGCCGAGGCCAGCAAGCCGGCCAGCTCCTCGTCGGGCAGGCCGGACGAGCTGTGCACGATATCGGAGATGCCGAGTTCGGCGATCAACTTCTCGGTGGGTCCGTTGGGCTCCAGCTTGGACACCAACTGCACGTCCAGATTGTGGTGAGCGCGCAGCCTGGAGACCGCATGCAGCAGATTGCTGACACCCTTGAGCGGAACGTCGGCGCTGGCGATCGCGATGATGCGGCCGGGCACCCGGTGGTCTGCCGGCCGGAACAGGTCGGTGTCGACCCCGAGCGGCACCACATGCAGCTGGTCGTCGGCCACCCCGAAGTCCTCGGCGATATCGGCACCCGATGTCGTCGACACGGTCAGCAGTTCGGGGATCCGGCGGGCCACCCGCTTCTGCATCTCGGCGAATCCGTACCAGCGCCGCACCAGGGGTTTGCGCCACCAGGTGGCGGCGGCCACCTCCAGCACCCGGTCCCGGGTGATCGGATGGTGCACGGTCGCGACCAGCGGGATATCCCTGGCGATCCCCAGCAGGGCGCTGCCCAGGCTCTGGTTGTCGTGCACGACGTCGAACTCGTCACGACGTTCGGCCAGGATCCGGGCCACGCGCATGCAGAACGTGCGGGGTTCAGGGAAGCCGGCGGACCACATGGTGAACAGCTCCAGCAGATCGATGCCGTCCCGGATCTCACTGGGACGCGGCACCCGGAACGGATCGGGTTCGCGGTAGAGATCCAGACTCGGCACCTTGGTCAGCCGGACGCGCGGATCCAGCCCTTCCGGATACGGCTGGCCGGAGAACACCTCGACGTCGTGGCCGAGCTCGACCAGACCGCGGGACAGGTGCCGGACGTACACACCTTGGCCACCGCAGTGCGTCTTGCTTCGATACGAAAGCAGGGCGATACGCACGTCAGCTCAATCCGCTGAACTGCGGCGAGACACACTGGACATGTGTCCAGACTATAGTTTGACGAGCTAGCAGACGCAACGCGGACGCGGAGTCACCACCGGCGGGGCAGCACAAAGGCAAACGGTGTCGGGAAGCCGAGCCCGGTCAGCCCGCCACGCCGGAAGGTGTCGATCGCCACCTCGCGCACCTGTCCGGAACTGGGCTCATAGCAACGCAACCGACCCTCGCCCGCGCCGACGACGAGGATCCAGTGCCGGGGCAGGAACCGGCCGACGAGCACCGCCACCGGGCGCCCTGCCCGCACCGCCGAGAGCACATCGGACAGTGTGTCCCGGCCACCGGGCGGCAGGCCGCGGAACAGTCGCCACCGGTACCGGACCGGGCTGTGCGCGCTGATGGCCCGGGCCACCCCGACCGGCGTGGTCCCCAGCCGGCGCGGCCAGAGCCGGTTGACCAGACGGTGCACCCGGCCCTGTTCGGCGTGGAAGAGGTGCGGGGTCTGCAGCGCTTCGCGGTACCCCGGATCCAGCAGCGCACCCGCCACCACCGCCACGGTCGGTCCGCACGTGACGCCATCGCGCTGCCGCAGGCCCGCGAGTTTCATCATGCTCAAGGCTAGCGACGGCACCAGCAAACTGCCTAGGCTCGACGCCGTGTCCGGTACCCCTGGTTTCGGATACAGCTTTCTGACAACATTACCGGCGAGTAGGTATCGCGCTCTTCAACGTAGCGGGGTGGGACATGGCGCAACAGGTTGCTGTAGTGGCCGCGGCCGGGACCGAAGGCGGCGGTGCGGCGCTGGACCAGGTCATCGGGATGTCGGTGGCCACCGCCATCATCACCGCCGGACTGTTGTGGATCGGCTACCTGCACCGTCAGCGCCGGATCACCTGGCTGCACGATCTCGCCGAGAAAACCGGCCGCACGATGAACCGCCCCGGCTGGGTGGCCCTGCCCGCGCTGCTGTTCACCTCGACCATCATCTGCGCCATGTTCGGCTTTATCTGGGATGTCAGCCTGCACATCGGCAAGGGCCGCGACGCCGGTCCGCTGGCCAACCCGGCCCACTACTTCATCCTGATCGGCTTGTTCCTGCTCTTCATCGCCGGATCCCTGTCGATCATCCTGCCCTACGACAAGCCTGGGCCGGCCGCGGTGAAGATCACCCGGACCTGGTATGCACCCGTCGGCGGCATCCTGATGGCCGGCTGCGGGCTGTACGCCCTGATCGGCTTCCCCCTGGATGACATCTGGCATCGGATCTTCGGCCAGGACGTCACCCTGTGGGGTCCCACTCACCTCATGCTCATCGGTGGCGCGGGCCTGTCCCTGGTGGCCACGCTGCTGCTCACCCGGGAGGGCGATATCGCCAGGGGCGCCGAGGCGCCGGAGCAGCGCCGCAGCATCCTGGCGTATCTGGCGTGCGGCGGCCTGGTCATCGGCCTGTCGGTGTTCCCGGTCGAATACGACTTCGGCGTCGAACAGTTCCGGTTGGTGCTGCACCCCATGCTCATCGCCGCGGCGGCCGCCATGTCCCTGGTCGTCACACGGCTGTTCCTCGGCCGCTTCGCCACCTTCGGTGCGATCGCCTTCGCCTTCCTCATCCGCGGCCTGGTGGCACTGGTCGTCGGACCCGTACTGGGCGCACCGCACAGCTGGTTCGCGCTCTACCTCGGGTCGGCCATCGTGGTGGAACTCCTCGGGCTCACGCCACTTGTCAAGCGGCCCATCCTGTTCGGTGCGGTTGCCGGTCTGGGCGTCGGGTCCGTGGGCATGTGGTTGGAGTCGTTCTGGGTCGACGCCGTCTTCCGCAACCCGTGGCCGCAGAGCATGTGGGGCGAGGCGCTGGCCACCTCGGTGCCGGTGGCCGTCGGGATGGGCATGTGCGGTGCGCTGCTCGCCATCGTGCTCACCGGCCAGAAACTGCCGCAGCGCCCCGTCGGCATCGGGATCGTCGCCGCCACCGTGCTGGTCATCGCCGGCGCCGTCGCCAACGGTCTCAACACCACGGTGCCGGAGGATGCCAGCGCGCAGATCACCCTCACCGACGTGCCGAGCGACGCCGGCCAGCGACTGGCGAACGCCGACGTCAAGATCACGCCGGCCAACCTGATCAGCGCCGACCCCGAATGGGTGTCCATCCTGGCCTGGCAGGGCAAGCTCGACCACGAGCGTGGTTTGGTCATCGACCACCTGGAGCGGGTCGGCCCGGGCCACTACCGGTCCACGCGCCCCATTCCGGTGTGGGGCACCTGGAAGACGGTGCTGCGCGTGCAGGACGGCCGGACCATGGCCGCCGTGCCGATCTTCCTGCCCGCCGACCCCGGTATCGGCGCCGAGGAGACCCCGGCGCTGGCCTCGACCTCGCGTGACTTCACCGAGGAGATCCAGGTGCTGCAGCGCGAACGCAACCTCGACGTCCCGTCCTGGCTGTACAGCGCGGCATCGCTGGTGGTGCTGGTGTGCTCGCTGATCCTGGTGGCATTGCTGAGTTGGGGTGCGGGACGGATCAATTCGCGCGAACAGCACAGCACCACCGAGACCCGGGAACCCGTCGGACAGCCGTGACCGTTCTCGCCGACCATTCGCTCTGGCTGGCACTGCCCGCGTTCGCACCGGCCGTCGTGGTGGCCGGGGTGGTCGCCTGGGTGGCCGTCCGCGATCGGCGGGCCGGCCCCGAGGACAGTTCTGACAGCGAGAACGCAGGTTCGACCGACGAGGATGGTTCAGCGTGACTCTCATCAAGACACTTGCCGCCGTGTGCGCCGCCGCCCTGATCGCCGGCTGCGGTAGCTCGACGACGCCGGAGAACACCGGCACCACGTCGAGCACCGGGACCGCCGCGCCCGAGATGACGGACCAGCAGTCCCCGCCGGAACGCGTCGTCATCGACGTCACCATCGCCGGCGGCAACGTCACCCCGACCAACCAGCAGGTGCAGGCCAAGGTCAAGCAGCCGATCATCGTCCGGATCAACAGTGACGCCGCCGACCAGCTGCACGTGCACTCCAACCCCGAGCACACCTTCGACATCAAGCCGGAGAACGGTCAGGCGTTCCAGTTCACCGTGGACGTGCCCGGCAAGGTCGATGTCGAACTGCACCACCTGGACAAGACCGTCGCGACCATCACGGTGCAGTGATCCTGGCGCACGGGCTGGGCGGCTCGGCCGATCTGCCCATCCCGCTGACCTATGCCCTGATCGGCGCGGCGTGGGCCCTCACCTTCACCTTCGCGGTGGTGGCACTGGCATGGCGTAGACCCCGCTTCGACCCTGCGACGCCGGGGCGGCCGTTGCCGCACTGGGTGACGGCGGCGGTGGACTCGAGCGTGACCCGCGCGGCGGTCGGTCTGCTGGGGCTGGCGTTCGCGGGGTGGGTCGCGGTGGCTGCGGCGTTCGGTCCGCAGAACTCGTCGAATGCCCTGACCGGGGTGTTCTACGTGCTGCTGTGGGTCGGATTGGTCGCGCTGTCAGTCCTTTTCGGACCGGTGTGGCGGGTGCTCTCACCGGTACGGACCGTCGCCCGGCTGTTCCGGGTACGCGCTTCGTCCTATCCCGAGCGATTCGGCTACTGGCCGGCCGCCTTCGGATTGTTCGCCTTCGTATGGCTCGAGCTGGCCAGCCCGGACCCCGGTTCGCTTGGGGCCGTGAAGATCTGGCTGTTGATCTACCTCGGTGTCACCCTGGGTGGCACTTTCGCCTTCGGCACTCGGTGGTGCTCACACGCCGACCCGTTCGAGGTGTACAGCGTGGTGGCATCACGGTGCTCCCCGGTGCGGCGCAACGCCGATGGGCGCATCGCGGTCGGCAACCCGTTCGACCACCTCCCGACCTTGCCGGTCCGGCCCGCAACGGTGACGGTGCTCGCCGTCCTGCTGGGGTCGACGGCCTTCGACAGCTTCTCGGCGACACCGGCGTGGCGCGGGTTCGTCGACGCGCACACCTCAGGTGCGTGGCAGCCAACGTTTTTCAAGACGTTCGGGCTTGCGGTATTCGTCTTGATCGTGGCGCTGACGTTCAGTCTCGCGGCCCGGGCCACCGGCGGGGTGAGCCGGGAGCGGCGCCGGGAGTTGCCGGGGCTGATGGCGCACTCCCTCATCCCGATCGTCATCGGCTATGTGTTCGCGCACTACCTGACCTATCTGGTCGAGAAGGGTCAGCAGACCGTCTACGCGCTGTTGGGTACGCACGATGCGCACGTGTATTACGTGCTGTCCCTGCATCCGTCGGTACTGGCCACGTCGAAGGTCCTGTTCGTGGTCGGTGGCCATATCGCCGGGGTGATCGCCGCACACGACTGCGCACTGCGTGTTCTGCCCAAGCGGCATCAGCTGACCGGCCAACTCGCGATGATGCTCGTGATGGTCGGCTACACCTTCACCGGCCTGTACCTGCTGTTCGGCGGTTAGGCTTTGGGCATGCGGGCTCTGATCGTCGTCGACGTACAGCGGGACTTCTGCGAGGGTGGTTCCCTGGCCGTGGCGGGCGGCGCCGATGTCGCCCGCGCGGTGACCGAACTGCTGGGTTCGCACGACTACGACCATGTGGTGGCCACCAAGGACAACCACATCGATCCAGGGTCCCATTTCTCTGATACTCCCGACTACCGGGATTCCTGGCCGCGGCACTGCGTCGTCGGCACCCCGGGTGTCGAGTTCCATCCGTCGTTCGATCCGTCGGCGGTGGAGGCGGTGTTCACCAAGGGTGAGTATTCCGCGGCGTACAGCGGTTTCGAGGGCGCGGAAGCGTCCGGGGCCGGCCTGGCGTCATGGCTGCGCGAGCGCGGGGTGACCGACGTGGACGTGGTAGGTATCGCCACCGACTATTGCGTGAAGGCCACCGCCGCCGATGCCGCGGCCGAGGGTTTCCGCACCCGCGTGCTGCTGGATCTGACTGCGGGCGTGGCCCCGACGAGCACCGACGAGGCGGTGGCCGCGTTGCGGGCGGCCGGCGTCGAGGTCGTCTGAACGTGTCGTAGGTCCCGCTTATAGTCGAATGTATGTTCGACTTGGGTGGTGCGGGGGATGCGGCGCTGATCGAGGCGTTGCGTTGCGCGACCCGCGCTGAGGCGGTCGCTGCGGCGCAGCGGTGGGCGATCATCGCCGCTCTGGTCGACTGGCACTGCAAGGACGAAGACGAAGCGCGGGCGTCTGCGGCGTTGGATGGGTGGGAGTACGCCGCCGCGGAAGTATCGGCGGCCTGCGGGTTGTCCCGGGAGGCCGCGGCCGGGCAGATGCGCATCGCGCTCGCGTTGCGGGATCGGCTCCCGAAAGTGGGGGCCCTGCTCGAGCACGGGGAGATCTCGGCCAAAACCGCGGCCGCGATCACCTGGCGGACCCGGCTGGTCACCGATACCGAGGCGTTGGCGTTGATCGACGCCGCCCTGGCCGGGGTCGCCCCGACGTTGGGGGTGCTCTCGCAGAAGAACACCGAGACCGCCATCGATGTGTGGATCGAGAAATTCGATCCGGTCGCGGTGCACTGCACCCGCACCGCAGCCCGGTCCCGGTGTATCGAGTTCGGGGCCCAGGAGGATCCCGCCGGCACCGTCGCGGTGTGGGGGCGGCTGCTGGCCACCGACGCCGCGGTGCTGCGGGCCCGGCTCACCGCCCTCGCCGCCACGGTCTGCGAGGCCGATCCGCGGACGGTCGGGCAGCGCCGCGCCGACGCCATGGGGTTACTGGCCGTCGATCCGACCGCCGACCGGCTGACGTGTCTGTGTGGGGAGCCCGGCTGCCCGGCCGCCGGGGTGGATCCCCGCTCGGCCGCGGTGACGGTCTACGTACTCACCGACACGGTCCCCGGCGCGGCAGCCGACACCCCACGGGATCCCGGCGTGCACGGCGACGACCTGCAGGGCCTGCGGGCCCCGGCCGCGGTGACCGGCACCCCGGGGGTCATCCCCGGGGGCGGTGTCGTGCCCGCCCCGCTGGTCGCTGAGCTCGTCGCCACCGGCGCCCGGGTCGCCACCCTCGCCGACACCAACGATCTCACCGCTGAGCCGCGGTATCGGCCCTCGGCGAAGCTGGCGGCCTGGGTCCGCACCCGCGACCTGACCTGTACTTTCCCCGGCTGCCACCGCGGCGCCCAGTACTGCGACCTCGACCACAGCGTGCCGTGGCCGGGCGGGGCCACCCACCCCGGAAATCTCGCCGCGCTGTGCCGCACCCATCACCTACTCAAAACCTTCGCCGGCTGGAGCACCGTCCAGCACCCCGACGGGACACACACCTGGACCAACCCCACCGGGCATACCTACACCACGGTCCCGCTGACCCGGATCCTGTTCCCCGACAAACCCATTCACACCCCGGCGCCACCACCGACACCAGCCGGCAGCGGCAGCGGCGTCGGGGATCGGGGGCTGGCCATGCCCCGCCGCCGCCGCACCCGCGCCCACACCCACACCGCCCGAATCAACGCCGAACGCCGCCTCAACCAACACACCCTCGAACAGAACGCGACACCACCACCGTTCTGAGCGAACTCAGCGCGTCGGATCCACCGGAGCACCCGTCCACCGCGGGGCCCGCCCCGCGAGATGCGCGCGCACGCCCTCTCGCGCGTCCTCGTGCGCCATCACCTGCCGGTGGATCTCGGTCTCCCTGGCACCCACCTGCTCGCGCGTGAGCCCGAACGAATCCCACAGCAGCCGCTTGCTCGCGGCAACCGACATGGGTGCGGTGTGCTCGGCGATATCGCGGGCGATCTCCACTGCCGTGGGCAGCACCTCCGCCGCGGGGAGCGCCGTACTCCCGAGCCCGAGCTCCACGGCCCGCCTGCCGTCGAAAGTCGCTCCGGTCAAGAGGATTTCCGCGGCCGCTGAGATTCCCACCAGCCGGGGCAGCACCCAGTGCGCATACGCGTCACCCACCACACCGCGTCGCACCTGCACGACGCCATAGCGGGCGTCGGCCGCGAAGATCCGGATATCGCACTGCAGGGCCAGCGTCAGGCCGAGACCGATGGCGTGGCCGTTGACCGCCGCGATCACCGGTTTGTCCAGGCTCCAGGCCGGCACCTCGATCCCGGCGGCGCTGAATCCCGCTCCCGGTTCGGCGAAGGTCTGGTCACCGGCTCCGAGATCGGCGCCCGCGCAGAAGGCGGGCGGTGCACCGGTGAGCACCACGGCACGGACGGTGTGGTCGGCATCGCAACGGCGGTAGGCGTCGGCCAACTCCGCACGCATCCCGTCACCGAAGGCGTTGCGCCGTTCGGGCCGGTTCAGCGTGATGACGGCGACGCCGCCGTCGGTGTCGACCAACAGGGTCCGGTACTCGTGCACCACCTCATCATGGGGCAGCGCGTCAAGATGTTCGGCCACATCGATATTACCTCTGTAACAGAGGTAATATGTCACGGTGGACGCCTACGACGACCTCGTCACCGAACTGTTCGGTGTGGTGGGGCGATTCCGGAGACAGTTGCGCCGCTCGACCGGGGGCGGCGGATTCGACCGGTCCGGGCTGACCCAATCCCAGGCCGAGCTGCTGCGTCTGGTCGGGCGCAAGCCCGGAATCTCGGTGCGGGAAGCCGCCACCGAACTCAGCCTGGCCGCCAACAGCGCCTCCACCCTAGTCTCCCGGCTCGCCGCGGACGGACTGCTCATCCGGGAGGTGGACGACGCCGATCGCAGGGTCGGACGCTTGCGCCTGGCCGTGCCGGCGCAACGCATCGCCGACGACTCGCGCCACGCCCGCCGTGCTGCGATGGCCGATGCCCTCGATGAACTCGACCCTTCCCAGATCGACCAACTCGCAAAAGGTTTGACGGTCCTCGCCGAACTGACCCGGATACTCCAGGAAAGGCAGCCATGACCACCACTCCGCCGGCAATCGAATGCCGCCGGCTCACCCATCGCTACGGCCAGTTCACCGCCGTGCACGAACTCGACCTGCAGGTGTCCACCGGCGAGACGGTGGGTCTTCTCGGC includes:
- a CDS encoding isochorismatase family protein translates to MRALIVVDVQRDFCEGGSLAVAGGADVARAVTELLGSHDYDHVVATKDNHIDPGSHFSDTPDYRDSWPRHCVVGTPGVEFHPSFDPSAVEAVFTKGEYSAAYSGFEGAEASGAGLASWLRERGVTDVDVVGIATDYCVKATAADAAAEGFRTRVLLDLTAGVAPTSTDEAVAALRAAGVEVV
- a CDS encoding HNH endonuclease signature motif containing protein, yielding MFDLGGAGDAALIEALRCATRAEAVAAAQRWAIIAALVDWHCKDEDEARASAALDGWEYAAAEVSAACGLSREAAAGQMRIALALRDRLPKVGALLEHGEISAKTAAAITWRTRLVTDTEALALIDAALAGVAPTLGVLSQKNTETAIDVWIEKFDPVAVHCTRTAARSRCIEFGAQEDPAGTVAVWGRLLATDAAVLRARLTALAATVCEADPRTVGQRRADAMGLLAVDPTADRLTCLCGEPGCPAAGVDPRSAAVTVYVLTDTVPGAAADTPRDPGVHGDDLQGLRAPAAVTGTPGVIPGGGVVPAPLVAELVATGARVATLADTNDLTAEPRYRPSAKLAAWVRTRDLTCTFPGCHRGAQYCDLDHSVPWPGGATHPGNLAALCRTHHLLKTFAGWSTVQHPDGTHTWTNPTGHTYTTVPLTRILFPDKPIHTPAPPPTPAGSGSGVGDRGLAMPRRRRTRAHTHTARINAERRLNQHTLEQNATPPPF
- a CDS encoding enoyl-CoA hydratase/isomerase family protein, giving the protein MAEHLDALPHDEVVHEYRTLLVDTDGGVAVITLNRPERRNAFGDGMRAELADAYRRCDADHTVRAVVLTGAPPAFCAGADLGAGDQTFAEPGAGFSAAGIEVPAWSLDKPVIAAVNGHAIGLGLTLALQCDIRIFAADARYGVVQVRRGVVGDAYAHWVLPRLVGISAAAEILLTGATFDGRRAVELGLGSTALPAAEVLPTAVEIARDIAEHTAPMSVAASKRLLWDSFGLTREQVGARETEIHRQVMAHEDAREGVRAHLAGRAPRWTGAPVDPTR
- a CDS encoding MarR family winged helix-turn-helix transcriptional regulator → MDAYDDLVTELFGVVGRFRRQLRRSTGGGGFDRSGLTQSQAELLRLVGRKPGISVREAATELSLAANSASTLVSRLAADGLLIREVDDADRRVGRLRLAVPAQRIADDSRHARRAAMADALDELDPSQIDQLAKGLTVLAELTRILQERQP
- a CDS encoding glycosyltransferase family 4 protein, with the protein product MRIALLSYRSKTHCGGQGVYVRHLSRGLVELGHDVEVFSGQPYPEGLDPRVRLTKVPSLDLYREPDPFRVPRPSEIRDGIDLLELFTMWSAGFPEPRTFCMRVARILAERRDEFDVVHDNQSLGSALLGIARDIPLVATVHHPITRDRVLEVAAATWWRKPLVRRWYGFAEMQKRVARRIPELLTVSTTSGADIAEDFGVADDQLHVVPLGVDTDLFRPADHRVPGRIIAIASADVPLKGVSNLLHAVSRLRAHHNLDVQLVSKLEPNGPTEKLIAELGISDIVHSSSGLPDEELAGLLASAEIACIPSLYEGFSLPAVEAMASGTPIVASRAGALPEVLGAEGECARLVPPGNIDRLTAVLGELLDSPAQRRKLGAAGRQRALAVFSWESVAAQTVSVYEKAIERTTRG